One segment of Scleropages formosus chromosome 23, fSclFor1.1, whole genome shotgun sequence DNA contains the following:
- the LOC108931814 gene encoding prolyl endopeptidase isoform X2 yields MPFKYPEARRDESKVDEYHGVKIPDPYAWLEDPGSEETKAFVEAQNKLTMPFLEQCAIKDKFHQRLTELFNYPKYSCPYKRGNRYFYFHNQGLQNQDVLYMQDSLDAPASVFFDPNKLSEDGTVALQMARLSEECEYFAYGLSSGGSDWVTIHFLRVDDLSQLPDKLERVKFSCLAWTHDARGIFYNCYPQQEGKADGTETTGNFNQKLYYHAIGTSQSEDTLVAEFPDHPKWHSSVTVSDDGRYAVLSITEGCEPVNQLWYCDLQQLPNSITGLLPWVKLVENFKAQYSYITNEGTVFTFRTNLQAPRYRVINIDLQKPDPTNWSTLIPQHEKDVLGFVACVNQHYLLVNYVHDVKDILQLYELSTGRLLRDLPLDVGTVVGLSCKKQHVDFFYKFTSFTTPGIIYHCDLSQPSPAPTIFRQVEVRGIDPTDYETVQVFYPSKDGTKIPMFLTHNRGIQKDGSHPVFLYGYGGFENAIQPFYKVANLLFVRHLGGILAVANIRGGGEYGQTWHKAGCLGNKQNCFDDFQCAAEFLIREGYTTASRIAINGASNGGLLVACVNQRPELFGCAVAKVGVMDMLKFHKFTIGHAWTTDYGCADDPEQFQWLIKYSPLHNLPPSRRDGPSYPAVLLLTADHDDRVVPLHTLKYCAALQHGVGNSPGQKQPLLVRVDTRSGHGAGKPTAKAILEETHVFSFIGETLGLQWRD; encoded by the exons ATGCCTTTCAAGTACCCAGAAGCCCGTAGGGATGAGAGCAAG GTTGACGAGTACCATGGGGTGAAGATCCCAGACCCCTACGCTTGGCTGGAGGACCCTGGCAGTGAGGAGACTaag GCATTTGTGGAGGCCCAGAACAAGCTGACCATGCCCTTCCTGGAGCAATGCGCCATCAAAGACAAGTTCCACCAGCGGCTCACTGAGCTCTTCAACTACCCCAAGTACAGCTGTCCCTACAAAAGGGGCAACAG ATACTTCTACTTCCACAACCAAGGCTTACAGAATCAGGATGTCCTCTACATGCAGGACTCCCTGGATGCCCCAGCCTCCGTCTTCTTCGATCCAAACAAGCTTTCTGAGGACGGCACAGTGGCCCTGCAGA TGGCGCGCCTGTCCGAGGAGTGCGAGTACTTTGCCTACGGGCTCAGCTCCGGCGGCTCCGACTGGGTGACCATACATTTTCTACGGGTCGACGACTTGAGCCAACTGCCCGACAAGCTGGAGAGGGTCAAGTTCAGCTGCCTGGCCTGGACGCATGATGCCCGAGGCATCTTCTACAACTGCTACCCTCAGCAGGAAGGCAAGGCCGATG GCACCGAGACTACCGGCAACTTCAACCAGAAACTGTACTATCATGCGATCGGCACCAGCCAGTCGGAGGACACCTTGGTGGCTGAATTTCCAGACCATCCCAAGTGGCACAGCAGTGTCACG GTGTCCGACGATGGCCGGTACGCCGTGCTGTCCATCACGGAGGGCTGTGAGCCCGTCAACCAGCTGTGGTACTGTGACCTGCAGCAGCTGCCCAATAGCATCACAG GTCTGCTCCCTTGGGTGAAGCTAGTGGAGAACTTTAAGGCGCAGTACTCCTACATCACCAACGAGGGCACCGTCTTCACCTTCCGCACAAACCTGCAGGCGCCGCGCTACCGCGTGATCAACATTGACCTGCAGAAGCCCGACCCGACTAACTGGAGCACTCTCATTCCACAGCACGAGAAGGATGTCCTGG GATTCGTGGCCTGTGTcaaccagcactacctgctggtGAACTACGTGCACGACGTGAAGGACATCCTGCAGTTGTACGAGCTGTCCACTGGGCGGCTGCTCCGAGACCTGCCGCTGGACGTCGGGACTGTGGTGGGCCTCAGCTGCAAGAAGCAACACGTCGACTTCTTCTACAAGTTCACCTCGTTCACCACCCCGG GGATCATCTACCACTGCGACCTGAGCCAGCCGTCTCCGGCGCCCACCATATTCAGACAGGTGGAGGTGAGGGGCATAGACCCGACAGACTACGAGACTGTACAG GTGTTTTACCCCAGTAAGGATGGCACCAAGATTCCCATGTTCCTCACGCACAACCGCGGCATCCAGAAGGACGGCTCGCACCCGGTCTTCCTGTACGGATATGGCGGATTCGAGAACGCCATCCAACCCTTCTACAA GGTGGCCAACCTGCTGTTTGTGCGACACCTGGGGGGCATCCTGGCCGTGGCCAACATCCGCGGAGGAGGGGAGTACGGACAGACCTGGCACAAAG CCGGTTGTCTTGGCAACAAGCAGAACTGCTTTGACGACTTCCAGTGCGCGGCAGAGTTCCTGATCCGGGAGGGATACACCACCGCGAGCCGCATCGCCATCAACGGGGCGTCCAACGGCGGACTGCTCGTGG CCTGCGTGAATCAGAGGCCCGAGCTGTTTGGCTGCGCTGTGGCTAAGGTGGGGGTCATGGACATGCTCAAGTTCCACAAGTTCACCATCGGACACGCCTGGACCACAGACTACGGCTGTGCCGATGATCCCGAGCAATTCCAGTGGCTCATCAA GTACTCCCCCCTGCACAACTTGCCTCCCTCCCGCAGGGACGGCCCCTCCTACCCCGCCGTACTGCTGCTCACGGCCGACCACGACGACCGGGTGGTGCCGCTGCACACGCTCAAGTACTGCGCCGCCCTGCAGCACGGAGTGGGCAACAGCCCCGGACAGAAGCAGCCCCTGCTGGTGCGTGTGGACACCCGCAGCGGACACGGTGCTGGCAAACCCACCGCCAAGgccatcctggaggaaacgcacgTCTTCTCCTTCATTGGCGAGACGCTGGGCCTCCAGTGGCGGGACTGA
- the LOC108931814 gene encoding prolyl endopeptidase isoform X1 — protein sequence MPFKYPEARRDESKVDEYHGVKIPDPYAWLEDPGSEETKAFVEAQNKLTMPFLEQCAIKDKFHQRLTELFNYPKYSCPYKRGNRYFYFHNQGLQNQDVLYMQDSLDAPASVFFDPNKLSEDGTVALQMARLSEECEYFAYGLSSGGSDWVTIHFLRVDDLSQLPDKLERVKFSCLAWTHDARGIFYNCYPQQEGKADGTETTGNFNQKLYYHAIGTSQSEDTLVAEFPDHPKWHSSVTVSDDGRYAVLSITEGCEPVNQLWYCDLQQLPNSITGLLPWVKLVENFKAQYSYITNEGTVFTFRTNLQAPRYRVINIDLQKPDPTNWSTLIPQHEKDVLGFVACVNQHYLLVNYVHDVKDILQLYELSTGRLLRDLPLDVGTVVGLSCKKQHVDFFYKFTSFTTPGIIYHCDLSQPSPAPTIFRQVEVRGIDPTDYETVQVFYPSKDGTKIPMFLTHNRGIQKDGSHPVFLYGYGGFENAIQPFYKVANLLFVRHLGGILAVANIRGGGEYGQTWHKAGCLGNKQNCFDDFQCAAEFLIREGYTTASRIAINGASNGGLLVAACVNQRPELFGCAVAKVGVMDMLKFHKFTIGHAWTTDYGCADDPEQFQWLIKYSPLHNLPPSRRDGPSYPAVLLLTADHDDRVVPLHTLKYCAALQHGVGNSPGQKQPLLVRVDTRSGHGAGKPTAKAILEETHVFSFIGETLGLQWRD from the exons ATGCCTTTCAAGTACCCAGAAGCCCGTAGGGATGAGAGCAAG GTTGACGAGTACCATGGGGTGAAGATCCCAGACCCCTACGCTTGGCTGGAGGACCCTGGCAGTGAGGAGACTaag GCATTTGTGGAGGCCCAGAACAAGCTGACCATGCCCTTCCTGGAGCAATGCGCCATCAAAGACAAGTTCCACCAGCGGCTCACTGAGCTCTTCAACTACCCCAAGTACAGCTGTCCCTACAAAAGGGGCAACAG ATACTTCTACTTCCACAACCAAGGCTTACAGAATCAGGATGTCCTCTACATGCAGGACTCCCTGGATGCCCCAGCCTCCGTCTTCTTCGATCCAAACAAGCTTTCTGAGGACGGCACAGTGGCCCTGCAGA TGGCGCGCCTGTCCGAGGAGTGCGAGTACTTTGCCTACGGGCTCAGCTCCGGCGGCTCCGACTGGGTGACCATACATTTTCTACGGGTCGACGACTTGAGCCAACTGCCCGACAAGCTGGAGAGGGTCAAGTTCAGCTGCCTGGCCTGGACGCATGATGCCCGAGGCATCTTCTACAACTGCTACCCTCAGCAGGAAGGCAAGGCCGATG GCACCGAGACTACCGGCAACTTCAACCAGAAACTGTACTATCATGCGATCGGCACCAGCCAGTCGGAGGACACCTTGGTGGCTGAATTTCCAGACCATCCCAAGTGGCACAGCAGTGTCACG GTGTCCGACGATGGCCGGTACGCCGTGCTGTCCATCACGGAGGGCTGTGAGCCCGTCAACCAGCTGTGGTACTGTGACCTGCAGCAGCTGCCCAATAGCATCACAG GTCTGCTCCCTTGGGTGAAGCTAGTGGAGAACTTTAAGGCGCAGTACTCCTACATCACCAACGAGGGCACCGTCTTCACCTTCCGCACAAACCTGCAGGCGCCGCGCTACCGCGTGATCAACATTGACCTGCAGAAGCCCGACCCGACTAACTGGAGCACTCTCATTCCACAGCACGAGAAGGATGTCCTGG GATTCGTGGCCTGTGTcaaccagcactacctgctggtGAACTACGTGCACGACGTGAAGGACATCCTGCAGTTGTACGAGCTGTCCACTGGGCGGCTGCTCCGAGACCTGCCGCTGGACGTCGGGACTGTGGTGGGCCTCAGCTGCAAGAAGCAACACGTCGACTTCTTCTACAAGTTCACCTCGTTCACCACCCCGG GGATCATCTACCACTGCGACCTGAGCCAGCCGTCTCCGGCGCCCACCATATTCAGACAGGTGGAGGTGAGGGGCATAGACCCGACAGACTACGAGACTGTACAG GTGTTTTACCCCAGTAAGGATGGCACCAAGATTCCCATGTTCCTCACGCACAACCGCGGCATCCAGAAGGACGGCTCGCACCCGGTCTTCCTGTACGGATATGGCGGATTCGAGAACGCCATCCAACCCTTCTACAA GGTGGCCAACCTGCTGTTTGTGCGACACCTGGGGGGCATCCTGGCCGTGGCCAACATCCGCGGAGGAGGGGAGTACGGACAGACCTGGCACAAAG CCGGTTGTCTTGGCAACAAGCAGAACTGCTTTGACGACTTCCAGTGCGCGGCAGAGTTCCTGATCCGGGAGGGATACACCACCGCGAGCCGCATCGCCATCAACGGGGCGTCCAACGGCGGACTGCTCGTGG CAGCCTGCGTGAATCAGAGGCCCGAGCTGTTTGGCTGCGCTGTGGCTAAGGTGGGGGTCATGGACATGCTCAAGTTCCACAAGTTCACCATCGGACACGCCTGGACCACAGACTACGGCTGTGCCGATGATCCCGAGCAATTCCAGTGGCTCATCAA GTACTCCCCCCTGCACAACTTGCCTCCCTCCCGCAGGGACGGCCCCTCCTACCCCGCCGTACTGCTGCTCACGGCCGACCACGACGACCGGGTGGTGCCGCTGCACACGCTCAAGTACTGCGCCGCCCTGCAGCACGGAGTGGGCAACAGCCCCGGACAGAAGCAGCCCCTGCTGGTGCGTGTGGACACCCGCAGCGGACACGGTGCTGGCAAACCCACCGCCAAGgccatcctggaggaaacgcacgTCTTCTCCTTCATTGGCGAGACGCTGGGCCTCCAGTGGCGGGACTGA